Proteins encoded in a region of the Dreissena polymorpha isolate Duluth1 chromosome 6, UMN_Dpol_1.0, whole genome shotgun sequence genome:
- the LOC127835846 gene encoding uncharacterized protein LOC127835846 — MLNDLTTILVKFRLHGYAITTDIEKAFLHVGLNEGDRDATRFLWTSDTSNPNSPLQTYRFKSVLFGATCSPFMLSATILKHLEINKHVPAAKIIEKDIYVDNILSSFEKESDLLTYFTESRRLMSSACMNLRSWTSNSETLRSRAKKENVLDTDEVVKILGMRWNPVKDEMSFAERNIPILDVVTKRTILKYSSQIYDPLGLLSPVSVSAKILLQELWKAKYDWDTALPDHICETWNQLAKSLNRATGVNFSRQFLPSVNSETSLHIFVDASVKSYGAAAYICDQSQSRLEMAKNRVAPLKTLTLPQLELMAALIGARLSSHLHKSIPPQKVTFWSDSQIVLHWLTTSKSLKRFVQNRVDEIHQLTDQSPWRYCHTHENPADLLKRGVSADTYLDNQLWNAGPTWLPHSEEWPTWKYDQSILQKTSESEDTSSQEATNLVTLNCTEITGVHRAINIEKYSIT; from the coding sequence ATGTTGAATGACCTTACCACCATACTAGTGAAATTCCGTCTCCATGGTTACGCCATCACAACAGACATTGAGAAAGCCTTCCTTCATGTCGGATTAAATGAAGGAGACCGAGACGCTACCAGATTTCTATGGACAAGCGATACTTCTAATCCCAACAGCCCATTACAAACTTACCGTTTCAAGTCCGTGTTATTTGGTGCCACCTGCTCGCCATTCATGCTTAGTGCGACCATTTtgaaacatcttgaaataaacaagcacgtgccCGCAGCCAAGATCATCGAGAAAGATATATACGTGGACAATATACTTTCAAGCTTCGAGAAAGAGTCAGATCTACTAACCTACTTCACAGAGTCCCGACGTTTGATGTCCAGCGCATGTATGAACCTCCGTTCATGGACCTCCAACAGTGAAACACTTAGATCCCGTGCAAAAAAAGAGAATGTGCTAGATACGGACGAAGTTGTTAAGATACTTGGAATGAGATGGAACCCGGTCAAGGATGAAATGTCATTTGCTGAAAGAAACATCCCAATCCTAGATGTCGTTACGAAGAGAACCATTCTAAAATACTCATCCCAGATCTATGACCCCCTTGGTCTACTTAGCCCCGTGTCCGTCAGTGCAAAGATCTTACTTCAAGAACTATGGAAAGCCAAATATGACTGGGATACCGCTTTACCCGATCATATATGCGAGACCTGGAACCAGCTAGCTAAATCCCTCAACAGAGCTACAGGTGTGAACTTTTCCCGACAATTCTTACCCTCAGTGAACAGTGAAACCAGCCTTCATATATTTGTAGATGCAAGCGTCAAATCCTACGGAGCAGCAGCCTACATTTGCGACCAATCACAATCTAGACTCGAAATGGCAAAGAACAGAGTAGCGCCACTAAAGACATTAACCCTACCCCAACTTGAACTGATGGCAGCATTGATTGGAGCAAGACTTTCATCCCACCTACATAAGTCCATACCCCCACAGAAAGTGACATTTTGGTCAGACAGCCAGATTGTACTCCACTGGCTAACTACATCCAAATCATTGAAACGCTTTGTCCAAAACCGAGTAGACGAAATCCACCAGCTAACAGATCAATCACCATGGAGGTATTGCCACACCCATGAAAACCCAGCAGATTTACTGAAACGTGGTGTATCAGCAGATACCTACCTTGACAACCAGTTATGGAACGCCGGTCCGACATGGTTACCTCACTCAGAAGAATGGCCTACTTGGAAATACGACCAGTCAATTCTGCAGAAGACATCCGAAAGTGAAGACACGAGTTCTCAGGAGGCGACAAATTTGGTAACATTAAATTGCACGGAGATCACGGGCGTTCATAGAGCCATCAACATAGAGAAGTACAGTATTACCTGA